One Tolypothrix bouteillei VB521301 DNA window includes the following coding sequences:
- a CDS encoding glycosyltransferase, which translates to MIAIIAGSYQPERCGVAHYTACLRNALHKLDVQSVVLTTHAAAKEASEPEVKGVVNDWQLTDLLVLVRSLHAINADILHIQHAAGTYGFERSIFLLPLLLKATGYRKSIVTTVHEYGWWEWQPKGIPPQFLEWLKMWGQQHGWWDREDGFLLTLSDALIVTNAEAEAVIHKRLPQLHDRVSSIPIAANVDVYPIDRSTAQQIIREKYNFTIDNVIIAFFGFLHPVKGIETLLPAFQKALETHPQARLLLIGGVESLALRGDEAKRYWDKLHALVAELNLNTKVYLTGYLDAESASKYLSACDIGVLPFNHGMTVKSGSLLTLLAHGLPVIATQHPTPLPDQHPVYLVPPRNIDALANALCQLLNHPEKRHHLGNIGRAFIQNFTWHNIARSHLNIYQNLLKF; encoded by the coding sequence ATGATTGCTATTATTGCTGGCAGTTATCAACCCGAACGCTGTGGTGTGGCTCACTACACTGCTTGTTTGCGAAATGCCCTTCATAAGTTAGATGTTCAATCTGTTGTCCTCACAACTCATGCTGCTGCAAAAGAAGCTAGCGAACCTGAAGTTAAGGGGGTAGTTAATGATTGGCAATTAACAGATTTGTTGGTGTTAGTGCGATCGCTACACGCAATAAATGCTGATATTTTGCACATTCAACACGCAGCAGGTACATACGGTTTTGAACGTTCGATCTTTCTGTTGCCATTACTTTTGAAAGCTACTGGATATCGCAAATCAATTGTAACAACTGTCCATGAATACGGCTGGTGGGAGTGGCAACCCAAAGGGATACCGCCACAATTTTTAGAATGGTTAAAGATGTGGGGACAGCAACATGGTTGGTGGGATAGGGAAGATGGATTTTTACTCACTTTAAGTGATGCGCTGATTGTCACCAATGCTGAAGCAGAAGCAGTCATTCACAAACGGCTACCACAATTACACGATCGTGTATCAAGTATTCCCATTGCTGCTAACGTCGATGTTTACCCTATCGATCGCAGTACGGCACAGCAAATTATTCGTGAGAAATATAATTTTACAATTGATAACGTTATTATTGCTTTCTTTGGTTTTCTCCACCCAGTTAAAGGCATAGAAACACTTTTACCAGCATTTCAAAAAGCTCTTGAAACTCATCCACAAGCACGACTGTTACTGATAGGTGGTGTAGAAAGTTTAGCTTTGCGAGGCGATGAAGCAAAGCGTTATTGGGATAAACTCCACGCCCTTGTTGCGGAACTAAATTTAAATACTAAAGTCTATCTTACAGGCTATTTAGATGCTGAAAGCGCCTCTAAATACCTTTCTGCATGTGATATTGGAGTGCTTCCTTTTAATCATGGCATGACTGTGAAAAGCGGTTCGCTTCTCACTTTATTGGCTCATGGTTTGCCAGTCATTGCCACCCAACATCCCACTCCTCTCCCTGACCAGCATCCAGTATACCTCGTTCCTCCACGCAATATTGATGCTTTGGCAAATGCTCTTTGTCAGTTGCTAAACCATCCTGAAAAACGCCATCATCTCGGTAATATCGGTCGTGCTTTTATTCAAAACTTCACGTGGCATAATATTGCGCGATCGCATCTAAATATTTATCAAAACTTGCTAAAATTTTAA
- a CDS encoding YkgJ family cysteine cluster protein, protein MDAAEKSASPPELSPIEWERIDTAVAALDATVRAEVKHKIDALLVQIAGDTLGTCVVCPYLDEQSGSCLIYNDRPIVCRTYGFFVGRNRNFYCKQIETEVSARGDDIIWGNFEAISDRLMRLGGDLIPFEVHYQNLIL, encoded by the coding sequence ATGGATGCTGCTGAGAAGTCCGCAAGTCCTCCAGAACTGAGTCCTATAGAATGGGAGCGTATCGATACAGCAGTTGCAGCACTCGATGCAACAGTACGTGCTGAAGTGAAACATAAAATTGATGCACTCCTGGTACAGATTGCAGGGGATACGTTAGGAACATGTGTTGTTTGTCCCTACTTGGATGAGCAGTCTGGCTCTTGTCTTATCTACAATGACCGTCCTATTGTTTGTCGTACTTATGGGTTTTTTGTAGGGCGCAACAGAAATTTCTATTGCAAACAGATTGAAACTGAAGTATCTGCGCGTGGCGATGACATAATATGGGGTAATTTTGAAGCGATCTCCGATCGACTAATGCGGCTTGGTGGAGACTTAATCCCTTTTGAAGTGCATTATCAAAACTTGATTTTGTAA
- a CDS encoding CbtB domain-containing protein, whose protein sequence is MTAFSRPSVLQKTLNVTLSKPVQVTLYMLLSTLTIWTVFFSTYPAAHNTTHSVRHHTLGVACH, encoded by the coding sequence ATGACTGCTTTTTCTCGTCCTTCAGTGTTGCAAAAGACTCTAAATGTTACACTGTCCAAGCCCGTACAGGTAACGCTTTATATGCTGCTATCCACTCTTACAATCTGGACTGTGTTCTTCTCCACCTATCCTGCGGCTCACAACACAACACACTCGGTACGCCATCACACTTTAGGCGTTGCATGTCACTAA
- a CDS encoding ArsR/SmtB family transcription factor, which yields MNKHKTKQDLEQLTHLDAPICDAHVVHLDRVCSSKVQILPTDKAQQMSEIFGVLADTNRLRLLSALASQELCVCDLAALTKMTESAVCHQLRLLKAMHLVNYRREGRNVYYSLADSHLLNLYRFLVEHLDSSNG from the coding sequence ATGAATAAGCACAAAACAAAGCAAGACTTGGAGCAACTGACTCATTTGGATGCACCAATCTGTGACGCTCACGTAGTACATCTAGATCGTGTATGCTCCTCAAAAGTACAAATCCTGCCAACAGACAAGGCACAACAGATGTCAGAGATTTTTGGAGTGCTAGCAGATACAAACCGCCTGCGCCTTCTATCAGCTTTGGCTTCCCAAGAGTTGTGTGTTTGCGATCTAGCAGCATTAACAAAAATGACAGAATCAGCTGTTTGCCATCAACTGCGATTGTTAAAAGCTATGCATTTAGTTAACTACCGTCGGGAAGGTCGAAACGTCTATTACAGCTTGGCTGACAGTCATCTTCTCAACCTGTATCGTTTTTTGGTAGAACATTTAGATTCGTCAAACGGTTAG
- a CDS encoding heavy metal translocating P-type ATPase, translated as MTQTPALRTQLLQVDGMDCGSCAKTVEASLHSLRGVTEATVSFATRRVKVSYKPDILNEVEIINRITALGYTVEVAPAKKLQAQISGMDCGSCAKTVEVGLQQMPGVKDVSVNFATERLQLSYDPKLVNEAAIHERIKGLGYMVEESLESGEGHHTHDNCHHHNSDREHDRDRAHPIPQPPQNPAPTTWKFWIANRRGQSVILAGVGLVLGLLAQYLALPVWIARAFYGTGIIVTGYPIARAGLFELRLRRADMNLLMTISVIGAMILGDWFEGALVLFLFSLGTTLQIFTFGRTRNAISALMDLAPSTATVKRDNKEVTVTVENVQIGEILTIRPGQRVALDGIVVSGTSAIDQSPITGESIPVDIAPGDTVYAGTLNRAGFLEVQVTHTSHDTTFAKILHLVEEAQGSRAPTQQWVDRFAEVYTPIVILIAIAIALIPPLAFAQSFNVWLYRSLVMLVIACPCALVISTPVSIVSAIGAASRQGVLFKGGHALETAGHLTTLAFDKTGTLTQGLPVVQKVYDLETVDTNTVLRIAASLEQLSEHPLAKAIVAKASLEGIDLEIPLNFKALPGKGIQASFGGLLYFVGNRRLFADSGIGLSSQAESLLAEIEQCGQTPVLVGTTQGLLGAIALSDGLRLETTEAVRQLKRVGLKRLVMLTGDRTAVAKQIAQQVGIAEYRAELLPENKLQAIEQLRQKGVVGMVGDGINDAPALAAADISFAVGGIDVALETADVVLVGSDLRRLAYAVELSRKTVSVIQQNVVFSLVTKVLFLLLGTFGFVGLAIAVLADTGTSLLVTANGMRLFRTKRIN; from the coding sequence ATGACTCAAACACCTGCCCTAAGGACTCAGCTTTTACAGGTTGATGGTATGGACTGTGGAAGTTGTGCTAAGACCGTTGAAGCTAGCTTGCATTCATTACGCGGTGTGACGGAAGCAACTGTTAGTTTTGCAACCAGACGAGTTAAAGTATCCTATAAGCCGGATATCTTGAATGAAGTTGAAATTATCAATCGTATAACTGCTCTAGGTTACACCGTTGAGGTGGCACCTGCTAAAAAGCTACAGGCACAAATCAGTGGGATGGATTGTGGCAGCTGTGCCAAAACAGTTGAAGTTGGATTGCAACAGATGCCAGGTGTAAAAGATGTATCAGTTAACTTTGCCACAGAAAGATTGCAACTATCCTATGACCCCAAACTGGTAAACGAGGCAGCAATACATGAAAGAATTAAAGGTCTGGGATACATGGTAGAGGAGAGCCTTGAATCTGGTGAGGGTCATCACACCCACGACAATTGCCACCACCACAATAGTGACCGAGAACACGATCGCGATCGCGCTCATCCAATCCCTCAGCCTCCTCAAAATCCTGCTCCAACAACCTGGAAATTCTGGATTGCTAACCGCCGGGGACAGAGCGTAATTTTAGCAGGAGTGGGATTAGTTCTGGGGTTACTTGCTCAATATTTAGCGCTACCCGTTTGGATAGCACGAGCTTTCTATGGCACTGGCATTATAGTGACTGGATATCCTATTGCACGAGCAGGTTTGTTTGAGTTGCGCTTGCGCCGCGCTGACATGAATCTACTGATGACCATTTCAGTGATTGGAGCAATGATTTTAGGGGATTGGTTTGAAGGGGCGCTCGTCCTATTTTTGTTCTCGTTAGGGACAACACTGCAAATTTTTACCTTTGGTCGTACCCGCAATGCTATTAGCGCTCTCATGGATTTAGCTCCATCGACTGCTACTGTTAAGCGGGACAATAAAGAAGTCACTGTAACTGTTGAAAACGTTCAGATAGGTGAAATTTTAACCATCCGACCGGGACAGCGCGTGGCGTTAGATGGCATAGTCGTTTCTGGTACAAGCGCCATTGACCAATCCCCAATTACAGGAGAGTCAATTCCAGTTGATATTGCTCCTGGCGATACTGTGTATGCCGGAACATTAAATCGAGCGGGTTTTTTAGAAGTTCAAGTCACTCATACATCTCATGATACGACCTTTGCCAAAATTCTTCATTTGGTAGAAGAAGCCCAAGGAAGCCGCGCTCCTACACAGCAATGGGTAGATCGGTTTGCAGAAGTTTACACTCCAATTGTAATTTTGATAGCGATCGCCATTGCCCTGATTCCACCATTAGCATTTGCCCAATCTTTTAACGTTTGGCTCTATCGGTCACTTGTAATGTTGGTCATAGCCTGTCCTTGTGCCTTGGTAATTTCTACCCCTGTTTCGATTGTTAGCGCTATTGGTGCTGCCAGTCGTCAAGGAGTCTTATTCAAAGGTGGTCATGCACTGGAAACTGCCGGACATCTGACAACTCTTGCCTTTGATAAAACTGGCACCCTTACGCAAGGTTTACCTGTTGTGCAGAAAGTTTACGATCTTGAAACAGTCGATACAAATACAGTGCTACGGATTGCAGCTTCCCTCGAACAACTCTCAGAACATCCATTAGCAAAGGCAATCGTGGCAAAGGCTAGCTTGGAAGGGATAGACTTAGAAATACCGCTTAACTTCAAAGCCTTACCGGGCAAAGGAATTCAGGCAAGTTTTGGCGGACTGTTATACTTTGTTGGCAATCGACGGTTGTTCGCAGACTCTGGTATTGGTTTGTCCAGTCAAGCAGAATCTCTGTTAGCTGAGATCGAACAGTGCGGTCAAACCCCAGTGCTGGTGGGAACAACGCAAGGATTGTTAGGAGCGATCGCTCTTTCGGATGGACTGCGGTTGGAAACAACAGAGGCGGTACGACAGCTCAAGCGCGTTGGACTAAAACGGTTGGTCATGCTAACAGGCGATCGCACGGCTGTTGCCAAGCAGATTGCCCAACAAGTAGGTATTGCAGAGTATCGAGCAGAGTTGTTACCCGAAAACAAGCTTCAAGCAATTGAACAATTGCGTCAAAAAGGAGTGGTAGGTATGGTTGGAGACGGTATTAACGATGCGCCAGCCTTAGCTGCTGCAGATATTAGTTTTGCAGTTGGTGGAATCGACGTTGCTTTGGAGACAGCAGATGTCGTGCTAGTGGGAAGTGACTTGAGACGGTTGGCTTATGCAGTGGAATTAAGCCGCAAAACTGTATCTGTGATTCAACAAAATGTTGTCTTTTCTTTGGTAACAAAGGTATTGTTTTTATTGTTAGGGACTTTTGGTTTTGTTGGGCTGGCGATC